One genomic region from Streptomyces sp. NBC_00582 encodes:
- a CDS encoding ATP-binding protein — MATTPGSDMNECNEHSCGPEESVCSFRGPDFRLFEFCGRRRPPLDRCDEEAVLFRLSSTPASVPASRRYAREFLAARSVVPSVSETLELVVSELVTNAVQHSGTRQRVRGSSRPGYFELGMYVRAKHVRVEVQDDEDRLPVLLNTHDYAESGRGIGIIQLCARRWGTHRLCTGGKVVWCDVGLSGSSSGRAMSASGHARTGADVGRGTSHVHPCLTDAGPAAG, encoded by the coding sequence ATGGCGACTACTCCAGGATCAGATATGAATGAATGCAATGAGCATTCCTGTGGGCCGGAAGAAAGTGTGTGCTCATTCCGGGGGCCGGATTTCCGGTTGTTCGAGTTCTGTGGCCGGCGGCGTCCCCCGCTGGATAGGTGTGATGAGGAAGCGGTGTTGTTCAGGTTATCTTCTACGCCTGCGTCGGTTCCTGCCTCGCGGCGGTACGCGCGTGAATTCCTTGCCGCGCGGTCGGTTGTGCCGTCAGTGAGTGAGACGCTGGAGCTGGTGGTTTCCGAGCTGGTCACGAATGCTGTGCAGCATTCCGGTACGCGGCAGCGTGTGCGGGGTAGTTCTCGTCCCGGGTACTTCGAGTTGGGAATGTATGTGAGGGCGAAGCATGTACGTGTCGAGGTGCAGGACGACGAAGACCGTCTGCCGGTCCTGTTGAACACTCACGATTATGCGGAGAGCGGGAGGGGTATCGGGATCATCCAGTTGTGCGCGCGGCGCTGGGGAACGCACAGGCTCTGCACCGGGGGGAAGGTCGTCTGGTGCGATGTGGGCCTGTCCGGCTCCTCAAGTGGGAGGGCGATGTCGGCAAGCGGCCACGCGCGCACGGGAGCGGATGTCGGCCGGGGCACGTCCCACGTGCACCCTTGCCTGACCGATGCGGGGCCGGCGGCCGGTTAA
- a CDS encoding IPT/TIG domain-containing protein, producing MPGITAVVPPSGPTTGGTTVTIVGTGFGTSISKVLFGGISVPFTVLNGTTITLKTPPRTPGTVQISLVAPSGTDTGGHFDYLTPVTPAVTAVQPPTGPTTGGTQLTITGHGFTGTTAVTIGNLPATTFTVTTDTTILATAPAQAAGTVSVRATTSAGSSTGGSFTYLAPVLPTVTGISPSSGPTRGGALVTITGSGFTGATAVAIAGVPVASFTVLGATAISAVTAASGPASGPVTVTTSAGTAAGGAFAYLAPSPVISANSPSTGPIQGGTNVTVTGSGFTGTTAVSMAGVPVADFTALSDTTLDVVTASSPPVSGPVAVSAQGGTGTGGGYTYLAEPPLVTGVLPSSGPTGGGTAVTITGSGFTDVTAVAVAGVPVASFTVLDATAISALTAASGPVSGPVSVATAGDSGFGGQFSYLAPVLPVITAVDAPSGPTSGGTQVVITGSGFTGTTAVLFGDTPADGFFVPADTTIVATTPAHPAATVTIAVTTPTGTASGAGFDYLAPLVPTVAGVAPGTGPTGGATLVTITGSGFTGASAVTIAGVPAANFTVVDDTTISAVTAQSPPATGPVTVTTAQGARPPAASSPIARRNPRSPASNRPPGRPAAAPC from the coding sequence GTGCCCGGCATCACAGCTGTCGTCCCCCCATCAGGACCCACCACTGGCGGCACCACCGTCACCATCGTAGGCACCGGATTCGGCACCTCGATCTCCAAAGTGCTGTTCGGTGGTATCTCGGTACCCTTCACCGTCCTCAACGGCACCACCATCACCCTGAAGACACCACCCAGAACCCCCGGCACCGTCCAGATCAGCCTGGTCGCACCATCAGGGACGGACACAGGTGGCCACTTCGACTACCTCACACCCGTGACACCGGCCGTCACCGCTGTCCAGCCCCCAACCGGCCCGACCACAGGCGGCACCCAACTCACCATTACCGGCCACGGATTCACCGGCACCACCGCCGTGACCATCGGCAACCTGCCCGCCACCACATTCACGGTCACCACCGACACCACCATCCTCGCAACCGCCCCCGCGCAGGCCGCCGGGACCGTCTCGGTCAGGGCCACCACGAGTGCGGGCAGCAGCACAGGCGGCAGTTTCACCTACCTCGCCCCGGTGCTGCCCACGGTCACCGGGATCAGCCCGTCGTCAGGCCCGACCAGGGGCGGCGCTCTGGTCACGATCACCGGCAGCGGCTTCACCGGCGCCACCGCCGTGGCCATCGCCGGCGTGCCGGTCGCGAGTTTCACGGTGCTGGGCGCGACGGCCATCAGCGCGGTCACCGCGGCCTCGGGGCCAGCGAGCGGACCCGTCACGGTCACCACGTCGGCCGGCACCGCCGCCGGCGGAGCGTTCGCCTACCTGGCGCCCTCCCCCGTGATCAGCGCCAACTCCCCTTCGACCGGGCCCATCCAGGGAGGGACCAACGTCACCGTCACCGGCAGCGGATTCACCGGCACCACGGCCGTGAGCATGGCGGGTGTCCCGGTGGCCGACTTCACCGCGCTCAGCGACACCACGCTCGACGTGGTCACCGCGTCCTCCCCACCCGTGTCCGGCCCGGTCGCCGTCTCGGCGCAGGGCGGCACGGGAACCGGCGGCGGCTACACCTACCTGGCCGAACCGCCCCTGGTCACCGGCGTCCTCCCCAGCAGCGGTCCGACCGGGGGCGGCACAGCGGTGACGATCACCGGCAGCGGGTTCACCGACGTGACCGCGGTGGCGGTCGCCGGGGTCCCGGTGGCGAGTTTCACGGTGCTGGACGCGACGGCCATCAGCGCGCTCACTGCGGCGTCGGGTCCCGTGAGCGGGCCCGTGAGCGTGGCGACCGCCGGAGACAGCGGCTTCGGCGGCCAGTTCAGCTATCTGGCCCCGGTGCTGCCGGTCATCACCGCGGTCGACGCCCCGAGCGGCCCGACCAGCGGCGGCACCCAGGTGGTCATCACCGGCAGCGGCTTCACCGGCACCACCGCCGTCCTTTTCGGAGACACCCCGGCGGACGGCTTCTTCGTGCCCGCCGACACCACCATCGTGGCCACCACCCCCGCGCACCCGGCCGCGACCGTCACCATCGCCGTCACCACCCCCACCGGCACCGCTTCCGGCGCCGGCTTCGACTACCTCGCCCCGCTCGTGCCGACCGTCGCCGGTGTCGCGCCGGGCACCGGACCCACCGGTGGCGCCACCCTGGTCACCATCACGGGCAGCGGCTTCACCGGCGCCAGTGCCGTCACGATCGCGGGTGTGCCCGCAGCGAACTTCACCGTCGTCGACGACACCACCATCAGCGCGGTCACGGCCCAGTCCCCTCCCGCCACCGGCCCGGTCACCGTCACCACCGCGCAAGGTGCACGGCCCCCGGCGGCGTCTTCTCCTATCGCGCGCCGAAACCCACGGTCACCGGCGTCGAACCGTCCTCCGGGCCGACCAGCGGCGGCACCCTGCTGA
- a CDS encoding IS5 family transposase (programmed frameshift) translates to MVERLVPDELWELFQRVVPEAPSRPQGGGRRRHGDREVLAAIVFVATSGCTWQQLPSASFGPSGATAHRRFAEWSKARVWAKLHRLVLDELGARGELDWSRCAIDSVNMRALKKGDLTGPNPVDRGKYGSKIHLITERTGLPLSVGISGANLHDSQALIPLVKGIPPIRSRRGRRRRRPGKLHADKGYDYDHLRRWLRGRSIRHRIARKGVDSSTRLGRHRWTIERTMSWLAGCRRLHRRYERKADHFLAFTSIACTLICYRRLHQMR, encoded by the exons ATCGTTGAGCGGCTGGTGCCGGATGAGTTGTGGGAGCTGTTCCAGCGGGTGGTGCCAGAGGCTCCGTCACGGCCTCAGGGCGGCGGCCGACGCCGGCACGGTGACCGGGAGGTGCTGGCCGCCATCGTGTTCGTGGCCACGTCGGGCTGCACGTGGCAGCAGCTGCCGTCCGCGTCGTTCGGGCCGTCGGGAGCGACGGCCCACCGGCGCTTTGCCGAGTGGTCGAAGGCCCGGGTGTGGGCCAAGCTCCACCGCCTGGTCCTCGACGAGCTCGGCGCCCGCGGCGAGCTGGACTGGTCGCGCTGCGCGATCGACTCGGTGAACATGCGGGCCCTGAAAA AGGGGGATCTGACGGGCCCGAATCCTGTCGACCGGGGCAAGTACGGCTCGAAGATCCACCTGATCACCGAGCGGACCGGTCTGCCCCTGTCCGTCGGGATCTCCGGGGCGAACCTGCACGACAGCCAGGCGCTGATCCCGCTGGTGAAAGGGATACCGCCGATCCGTTCCCGGCGCGGACGCCGTCGGCGCAGACCGGGAAAGCTCCACGCCGACAAGGGTTATGACTACGACCACCTGCGGCGATGGTTACGCGGACGCAGCATCCGGCACCGCATCGCCCGCAAGGGCGTCGACTCCTCGACCCGCCTGGGCCGCCACCGCTGGACCATAGAACGCACGATGTCCTGGCTCGCCGGATGCCGCAGGCTGCACCGCCGCTACGAGCGCAAAGCCGACCACTTCCTGGCCTTCACCAGCATCGCCTGCACCCTCATCTGCTACCGCAGACTTCACCAAATGAGATGA
- a CDS encoding type I polyketide synthase encodes MQLSDSARPAPIAVIGLSRVSPAVSPDDAALRALENSGIVPEQLEAMSAGVFATAQADLIATRLGAVGPVLTLDALPAGVVHLACQSINAGESVLAFAGILTPGAGGGFLVLKAMAAALADDDPIHCTIDGSALGRGEVVRQACARAGADRDGVQFLWRRGYHTGAVALESLSSSSDPDDMDDAVTALLDMPVLLSRRHIPLDGAPLTPDGRLTAVLSSVGSAGTACALVMSEPPARRVATTTAVVRTWPLLLSAETEATLLGKAESLRVQVAEPDGPDPLDAAHTLAVARPHLPYRAVILANDREELTEGLSELAAGRGSVARAEGERKVAFLFPGEGGQRLGMGRELYPLFDVFADALDEVCHHLEAASTWSVRGLLLGDGPSTEVAPADEAMYAQDALFALQMALFRQFEHWGVHPDFVAGHSVGELAAATAAGVYSLPDVCALLAERVRLFRDKTPLGGAMVAMRVSEVEALESLAGLEHLASISAVNAPNSVVVSGDRDTVLRIAGLWSDRGRKVKQLPVDRAFHSPHMAAMAADFEHFARTLSPQPPNIPLIPVHTSLGSDPGVVCLPEYWGAQVRGTGHFLNCVNGLDAQGVDTYVDMSASGILAALVEETLPESSSGNVLVTAALRGGESDERALLTTLGELHSHGVPVDWREVFRDWGGRRTHLTTAVALPPRAASRPTDLRRLIRAEVEAVIKGDYGPDRSFFELGLDSMAGVALVHRLRRRTGLKIATSALFDHPTPNRLAAYLDNRVPQPEAVIPRRSGSDEPIAIVGMSCRFPGGVNSPEDLWRLIVAGRDVVSPMPHDRGWDLAGLHDPQRRRPNTTYVREGGFLHDAAGFDPAFFGIGRHEALEMDPQQRLLLELSWEAFERAGIDPVSLRSSDTGVFAGLSHSDYGTGPGYAAATTRPHLTIGTAPSVACGRISFTFGLQGPSLSIDTACSSSLVGLHLAVQAMRRGECSLALAGAVTVMASPLVFVEFSRQGGLAPDARVKPFAEDSDGTVWSEGGGMFVLERYSDARRNNHPVLALITGSAVNSDGASNGLTAPNGAAQHRMLLSALADAQLRPSDVDVVEAHGTGTRLGDPIEAAALVEAYGAHRLPDRPLLVGSVKSNLGHPQAAAGAAGVIKMVLAMRHGLLPATINVDRPSSHVDWGAGLRLVTEQTPWPDHGRVRRAGVSSFGIGGTNAHVILQQPPAEVETPAQPQVSVRPLWTVSGASEAALRDQAGSLAAHWDADPDLSEHDIGFSLATTRSALTHRAVLTGSDRDALRRSLTALAAGRPDPDLTVGSVAEGGLAFLLTGQGSQRLGMGRQLYATRPVFTAAVDEVCAALGRPVVEAVFGMGEQHLERTEFAQPALFTLEVALFRLLESWGVRPDMLLGHSLGELTAAHLAGVLSLPDACKLVAARGSLMQALPEEGAMYAVAASQDEVTPLLPPGVSLAAVNGPRSVVISGTEDAVVLLADRLRAQGRRTQRLRVSHAFHSSLMEPALDEFRAVAESLTYHTPEIPVVSGLTGRRATTEELCSPEYWVRQARGTVRFLEGIQTLRDEGAATFLELGPGTTLTEMASDILAETGDAAAIPVLRNDDVLGAVAALHVRGHGPDFSAWYAGSGARRVDLPTYRFQRERLWLMPDASGKRGARTDSAFWEAVEREDLPRLKDLLGTDTDRTFSELLPAIARWRHMHDREAAMDPLRYRISWQPVADQVARPQNWMIAHCEHLPVPKPLSDTLGTRALPIRNGADRAEIAELLASAADGEPVDGVLSLLALDERNHPGTAGVPAGLALTTALIQAVQDAEIELPLWCATQGAVSTGHGDRLSSPVQAAVWGLGRVAALEHPQRWGGLVDLPPILDARAAERLAGVLTSSEDQVAVRSSGVFVRRMLRAPVAAGPRRDWPLRGTTLITGAFGALGRHLARWLAAEGVERLLLTGRHTEDGKLVAELTRLGAEVDVAACDVADREAVTALLARIPKDRPLTTVVHAAGVLDDGVIDALDPQRLARVLRAKAEGARNLHELAGELKAFVMFSSATGAIGNAGQANYAAANAYLDALSEQRRADGLPATSVAWGPWGNGGMAVDGADAQLVEARLRRNGMAMLDPELAVAALVTSFAQDESGLVIADVDWERFLAVFATTRRSPLLADLPEARQSQASEPFAEASSLARRLAEMSRPQRARTLRDLVCHHTMQVLGRDSVSAIRPTKPFHEQGLNSLGIVELRNQLRAVTGVRVPASALFDHPTPHALAEYLETTLVPAAADHPERRAEVDSGAADIDSVLRLAEQELSLAPKGGQDD; translated from the coding sequence ATGCAGCTCAGTGATAGTGCTCGCCCGGCGCCGATTGCGGTCATCGGCCTGTCCCGCGTCTCCCCGGCGGTTTCGCCGGACGACGCCGCATTGCGGGCGCTGGAAAATTCCGGAATTGTTCCTGAGCAGCTCGAGGCCATGTCGGCCGGTGTGTTCGCCACAGCGCAGGCCGATCTCATCGCCACCCGTCTCGGTGCCGTCGGGCCTGTCCTGACCTTGGACGCCCTGCCCGCCGGGGTGGTGCATCTGGCTTGTCAGAGCATCAACGCCGGTGAGTCCGTGCTCGCATTCGCGGGAATCTTGACGCCCGGGGCAGGCGGTGGGTTTCTGGTACTGAAGGCGATGGCGGCCGCGCTGGCCGACGACGACCCGATCCACTGCACGATCGACGGCAGCGCGCTGGGCAGGGGTGAGGTCGTCCGACAGGCGTGTGCGCGTGCTGGCGCGGACCGCGACGGCGTTCAGTTCCTGTGGCGGCGCGGGTACCACACAGGGGCAGTCGCGCTGGAGAGCCTGTCCAGCAGCAGTGATCCGGACGACATGGACGACGCGGTGACGGCACTGCTGGACATGCCGGTACTGCTCAGCCGGAGGCATATCCCCCTCGACGGCGCTCCGCTCACTCCTGACGGCAGGTTGACCGCGGTACTCAGTTCCGTGGGCAGCGCCGGAACGGCCTGCGCGCTGGTGATGTCAGAGCCCCCCGCACGCCGGGTGGCGACGACGACAGCCGTGGTGCGGACATGGCCGTTGCTGCTGTCGGCGGAAACGGAAGCGACCCTCCTCGGCAAGGCGGAAAGCCTGCGCGTCCAAGTTGCCGAGCCCGACGGTCCGGACCCGCTGGACGCCGCGCACACCCTGGCGGTCGCCAGGCCGCATCTGCCGTATCGGGCCGTGATTCTCGCCAATGACCGCGAGGAGCTCACCGAAGGACTCAGCGAACTCGCGGCCGGCAGGGGCAGCGTGGCCCGGGCCGAGGGCGAGCGCAAGGTCGCTTTCCTCTTTCCCGGCGAGGGAGGACAGCGGCTGGGCATGGGACGCGAGCTGTACCCGCTGTTCGACGTGTTCGCCGACGCCCTGGACGAGGTGTGCCATCACCTGGAGGCGGCGTCCACCTGGTCGGTGCGCGGCCTCCTGCTCGGCGACGGCCCGAGCACCGAGGTCGCGCCCGCCGACGAGGCGATGTACGCGCAGGACGCGCTTTTCGCCCTCCAGATGGCCCTGTTCCGCCAGTTCGAGCACTGGGGTGTACACCCGGATTTCGTCGCCGGGCATTCGGTGGGCGAGCTTGCCGCGGCGACGGCTGCCGGAGTCTACTCGCTGCCCGACGTATGTGCGCTGCTGGCCGAGCGGGTCAGGCTGTTCCGGGACAAGACCCCCCTCGGCGGTGCAATGGTCGCGATGCGGGTCTCCGAGGTCGAGGCGCTGGAGTCATTGGCCGGGCTCGAACACCTGGCCTCGATCTCCGCCGTCAACGCCCCGAACTCCGTGGTCGTCTCCGGCGACCGCGACACCGTGCTGCGGATCGCAGGGCTGTGGTCCGACCGCGGCCGGAAGGTGAAGCAACTGCCGGTCGATCGGGCTTTCCACTCCCCGCACATGGCCGCGATGGCAGCCGACTTCGAGCACTTCGCCCGCACCCTTTCGCCGCAACCACCGAACATTCCACTCATACCGGTACACACATCACTCGGATCAGATCCGGGTGTGGTCTGCCTTCCCGAGTACTGGGGCGCGCAGGTACGCGGCACCGGGCACTTCCTCAACTGCGTGAACGGCCTCGACGCACAGGGCGTCGACACTTACGTGGACATGAGCGCAAGCGGAATACTCGCCGCGCTCGTCGAGGAAACGCTGCCCGAGTCCAGCTCCGGAAACGTCCTCGTCACCGCCGCGCTGCGCGGCGGTGAGTCAGACGAGCGTGCCCTTCTCACTACCCTGGGCGAACTGCACAGCCACGGTGTCCCGGTGGACTGGCGGGAGGTCTTCCGGGACTGGGGCGGTCGGCGCACTCACTTGACCACCGCCGTGGCACTGCCCCCCCGCGCCGCTTCCCGGCCGACGGATCTGCGCCGGCTGATTCGGGCCGAGGTCGAAGCGGTGATCAAGGGTGACTATGGGCCGGACCGGTCCTTCTTCGAGCTTGGGCTGGACTCCATGGCGGGGGTGGCACTCGTCCACCGGCTGCGCAGGCGGACCGGACTGAAGATCGCCACATCCGCGCTGTTCGACCATCCCACTCCCAACCGACTGGCTGCGTATCTGGACAACAGGGTGCCGCAGCCGGAGGCCGTCATCCCCCGTCGGAGCGGCTCGGACGAGCCGATCGCCATTGTGGGCATGAGCTGTCGGTTTCCTGGTGGGGTGAACTCGCCTGAGGACCTGTGGCGGTTGATCGTTGCGGGTCGCGACGTCGTCTCGCCGATGCCGCACGACCGCGGCTGGGACCTGGCCGGCCTGCACGACCCACAACGGCGGCGGCCGAACACCACCTACGTTCGCGAGGGCGGGTTCCTCCACGATGCCGCAGGGTTCGATCCCGCGTTCTTCGGCATAGGCCGGCACGAGGCCCTGGAAATGGATCCGCAACAGCGGTTGCTGCTCGAACTGTCCTGGGAAGCGTTCGAACGGGCCGGTATCGATCCGGTGTCGTTACGCAGCAGCGACACCGGAGTCTTCGCAGGGTTGTCGCACAGCGACTACGGAACCGGCCCCGGGTATGCCGCCGCGACGACGAGGCCGCATCTGACGATCGGGACCGCGCCCAGCGTGGCCTGCGGCCGGATCTCCTTCACCTTCGGGCTGCAGGGGCCCAGCCTGTCCATCGACACGGCCTGTTCCTCGTCACTGGTCGGGCTGCACCTCGCCGTCCAAGCGATGCGCCGTGGCGAGTGCTCGCTGGCGTTGGCGGGCGCCGTGACCGTGATGGCCTCCCCCCTGGTCTTCGTGGAGTTCAGCCGTCAGGGCGGGCTCGCACCGGATGCGCGGGTGAAGCCGTTCGCCGAGGACTCTGACGGCACCGTCTGGTCCGAAGGCGGTGGGATGTTCGTCCTGGAGCGGTACTCAGACGCGCGCCGCAACAACCATCCGGTACTCGCTCTGATCACGGGATCGGCAGTCAACTCCGACGGCGCGAGCAACGGGCTGACCGCGCCCAACGGCGCGGCGCAACACCGGATGCTGCTCTCCGCGCTCGCTGACGCCCAGCTGCGGCCGTCGGACGTGGACGTCGTGGAGGCGCACGGCACAGGCACGAGACTGGGCGACCCGATCGAAGCCGCTGCCCTGGTGGAAGCCTACGGGGCACACCGGCTCCCGGACCGGCCGCTGTTGGTCGGCTCGGTGAAGTCCAACCTAGGCCACCCCCAGGCTGCGGCCGGCGCAGCAGGGGTGATCAAGATGGTGCTGGCCATGCGGCACGGCCTGTTACCGGCAACCATCAACGTCGACCGGCCCAGCTCCCACGTGGACTGGGGCGCAGGGCTGCGGCTGGTGACCGAGCAGACACCGTGGCCCGACCACGGCCGGGTCCGGAGGGCGGGCGTGTCGTCTTTCGGGATCGGCGGCACCAACGCGCATGTGATCCTTCAGCAGCCGCCTGCCGAGGTGGAGACCCCCGCACAGCCCCAGGTTTCCGTGCGACCGCTGTGGACGGTCTCGGGTGCTTCAGAGGCCGCGCTGCGAGACCAGGCCGGCAGTCTGGCCGCGCACTGGGACGCCGACCCCGATCTCAGTGAGCACGACATAGGCTTCTCCCTTGCCACGACGCGGTCAGCGCTGACTCACCGGGCCGTACTCACGGGCAGTGACCGGGACGCGCTGCGTCGCTCGCTGACCGCACTCGCGGCGGGCCGGCCCGATCCCGATCTCACCGTCGGCTCAGTGGCCGAGGGCGGCCTGGCCTTCCTACTGACTGGTCAAGGCAGTCAGCGCTTGGGCATGGGACGCCAGCTGTATGCCACGCGTCCCGTATTCACCGCCGCTGTCGACGAGGTGTGCGCCGCGCTGGGCCGGCCGGTGGTGGAGGCGGTCTTCGGCATGGGCGAACAACACCTCGAGCGGACGGAGTTCGCTCAGCCGGCTCTGTTCACCCTCGAGGTGGCACTGTTCCGGCTGCTCGAGAGCTGGGGTGTCCGGCCGGACATGCTGCTGGGGCATTCCCTGGGCGAGTTGACCGCCGCCCATCTGGCCGGGGTGCTGTCCCTGCCGGACGCGTGCAAGCTGGTCGCTGCGCGAGGTTCACTCATGCAGGCGCTGCCCGAGGAGGGCGCGATGTACGCGGTGGCGGCATCGCAGGACGAGGTCACGCCGTTGTTGCCGCCGGGCGTGTCGCTGGCCGCCGTCAACGGGCCACGGTCGGTGGTGATCTCCGGAACGGAGGATGCCGTCGTCCTTCTGGCGGACCGGCTCCGTGCTCAAGGCCGCAGGACCCAGCGCCTGAGGGTCAGCCACGCCTTTCATTCCTCCCTGATGGAACCCGCGCTCGACGAGTTCCGCGCGGTCGCAGAGAGCCTGACCTACCACACACCCGAGATCCCTGTCGTGTCCGGCCTGACCGGCCGCCGGGCCACCACCGAGGAGCTGTGCTCCCCCGAGTACTGGGTGCGCCAGGCACGTGGCACGGTCAGGTTCCTCGAAGGCATACAAACGCTGCGGGACGAGGGTGCGGCCACCTTCCTGGAACTGGGACCGGGGACGACGCTCACCGAGATGGCCTCCGACATCCTCGCCGAAACCGGCGACGCGGCAGCGATCCCCGTCCTGAGGAACGACGACGTTCTCGGCGCCGTCGCAGCGCTGCACGTCCGCGGCCACGGACCGGACTTCTCTGCGTGGTATGCCGGGAGCGGGGCACGACGGGTGGATCTGCCCACATACCGCTTCCAGCGCGAACGGCTCTGGTTGATGCCCGACGCGTCCGGGAAGCGCGGCGCACGGACGGACTCGGCCTTCTGGGAGGCCGTGGAACGCGAGGACCTCCCGCGCTTGAAGGATCTGCTGGGCACTGACACAGACCGGACATTCAGCGAGCTGCTCCCGGCAATCGCGCGGTGGCGGCACATGCACGACCGGGAAGCCGCGATGGACCCCCTGCGCTATCGCATATCCTGGCAGCCGGTGGCAGATCAGGTCGCTCGTCCGCAGAACTGGATGATCGCCCACTGCGAACACCTCCCCGTGCCGAAACCACTCAGCGACACGCTCGGCACCCGGGCGCTGCCGATAAGAAACGGCGCCGACCGAGCGGAGATCGCCGAGCTCCTTGCCTCCGCGGCGGACGGCGAGCCGGTGGACGGGGTGCTGTCCCTGCTGGCGCTGGATGAGCGGAATCATCCGGGAACGGCCGGGGTACCCGCTGGGCTCGCGCTGACGACCGCGCTCATCCAGGCCGTGCAAGACGCCGAAATCGAGTTGCCGTTGTGGTGCGCGACGCAGGGAGCGGTGTCCACGGGCCATGGCGATCGGCTCAGCAGCCCGGTCCAGGCTGCCGTGTGGGGACTGGGCCGGGTGGCGGCCCTGGAGCACCCGCAGCGGTGGGGCGGTTTGGTCGACCTTCCGCCCATCCTCGATGCACGTGCGGCCGAACGACTGGCGGGGGTGCTCACCTCGTCGGAGGACCAGGTCGCGGTGCGCTCATCGGGCGTGTTCGTCCGGCGCATGCTACGCGCACCCGTCGCAGCCGGACCGCGACGCGACTGGCCCTTGCGCGGGACCACGCTCATCACCGGCGCGTTCGGCGCGCTGGGCCGACACCTGGCCCGATGGCTGGCGGCTGAGGGTGTCGAACGACTGTTGCTGACAGGCAGACACACGGAGGACGGCAAGCTGGTTGCCGAACTGACCCGGCTCGGAGCGGAGGTCGACGTCGCCGCCTGTGACGTGGCCGACCGGGAGGCGGTGACAGCCCTGCTCGCCCGGATCCCCAAGGACCGCCCGCTGACCACGGTCGTGCACGCAGCCGGTGTGCTCGACGATGGCGTGATCGACGCCCTGGACCCGCAGCGGCTCGCGAGGGTCCTGCGTGCCAAGGCCGAAGGCGCAAGGAACCTCCACGAACTCGCGGGAGAACTGAAGGCATTCGTGATGTTCTCCTCCGCCACAGGCGCGATCGGCAATGCCGGCCAGGCCAATTACGCGGCAGCGAATGCCTACCTCGATGCGCTGTCCGAACAACGCCGCGCCGACGGACTCCCGGCCACGTCGGTGGCCTGGGGCCCCTGGGGGAACGGAGGCATGGCAGTGGACGGCGCGGACGCGCAGCTCGTGGAGGCGCGGTTGCGCCGCAACGGAATGGCGATGCTCGACCCGGAACTGGCGGTCGCCGCGCTGGTTACTTCCTTCGCGCAGGACGAATCAGGGCTGGTGATCGCGGACGTCGACTGGGAGCGATTCCTTGCGGTGTTCGCCACCACCCGGCGCAGCCCACTGCTCGCGGACCTACCCGAAGCGCGGCAGAGTCAAGCCAGTGAGCCGTTCGCGGAAGCGTCCTCGCTCGCACGCCGGCTGGCCGAAATGTCGCGCCCCCAGCGGGCCCGTACGCTGCGCGATCTGGTGTGCCACCACACCATGCAGGTGCTCGGGCGCGACTCGGTCTCCGCGATCCGGCCCACAAAGCCCTTCCACGAACAGGGTCTCAATTCCCTGGGCATAGTCGAGTTGCGCAATCAGCTGCGCGCGGTGACGGGAGTGCGTGTGCCCGCGAGCGCGCTGTTCGACCATCCCACACCCCACGCGCTGGCCGAGTACCTCGAGACCACACTCGTCCCGGCTGCCGCCGACCACCCGGAACGGCGGGCGGAGGTCGATTCCGGGGCGGCGGACATCGACTCCGTGCTGCGTCTGGCCGAGCAGGAACTCTCCCTAGCGCCGAAGGGCGGCCAAGATGACTGA